One Amaranthus tricolor cultivar Red isolate AtriRed21 chromosome 1, ASM2621246v1, whole genome shotgun sequence DNA window includes the following coding sequences:
- the LOC130811404 gene encoding uncharacterized protein LOC130811404 translates to METSLEVDFAFFIHILKFENFRRFFVAKNVGGYIIHNDPQKNLEVRSWHILFAKASLEECLDVASIISRYERAFGQHFNYNKSEISFSKGVPASVRQDIIMHLGVKEVDKHSKYLGLPTIVGRLKKENFLMLKDIVSKKLHAWKGKFIGVRLEIEGVRIGTTGLIRAIQRRKTTWGFKTSIPLIRRCLLNKGYDPSYTWRSLWGSKSLLTEGLAWRRCNGALINVWNDVWIPRNDGYISPVACPSIDSSLRVCDLINLGDMCWNINVLNNLFDPAIVAAILSIPLHSDPSVDILFWWPSSDGQYRVKSGYYLGLMGNNPSLLGKGSLCFNSLRHHRHCVDSLECSRCNVVVEDFHHALVECPKNVPIWSNNPATSLIASAPRVSSKGFLRWVIEHAFKEKMAIICASLWVVWLVRNRHCLENSNVDPVYASKSPGIPSSPKRNLLIDGWVKINFYAMVKEGACRGLGVVLRNSEGRVIATGTRKIESYWNVDTCEAAAAQFGLHVTFRLGVHYAHLEGDSINVIFLCTHVRRSGNSLTHEVAKWDTGVNQEQDIVLLFTKRYFQVQVVHALGPETLFPPLSFRITISECFTQIIDAK, encoded by the exons ATGGAGACTTCCTTAGAAGTAGACTTTGcattttttattcatatattgaaatttgaaaattttaggaGATTTTTTGTAGCGAAAAATGTTGGTGGTTACATCATTCATAATGACCCCCAGAAGAATTTAGAAGTGCGCTCGTGGCA tattttgttcgcTAAAGCTTCTCTGGAGGAATGCTTGGATGTTGCTAGTATTATCAGCAGATATGAAAGAGCTTTTGGTCAgcatttcaattataacaaatcAGAGATCTCTTTTAGTAAAGGTGTCCCGGCATCTGTTAGACAAGATATTATTATGCATTTGGGAGTGAAAGAGGTTGATAAGCATTCCAAATATCTGGGCCTCCCCACAATCGTTGGGCGATTGAAGAAAGAAAATTTCTTGATGCTGAAAGATATAGTTAGCAAGAAGCTCCATGCGTGGAAAGGAAAGTTCAT TGGGGTTCGTTTGGAGATAGAAGGAGTACGCATTGGCACAACTGGTCTAATACGTGCTATCCAAAGGCGAAAGACGACATGGGGTTTTAAGACCTCAATACCTTTAATACGGCGTTGCTTGCTAAACAA GGGTTATGACCCAAGCTACACATGGAGAAGCCTATGGGGGTCAAAATCTTTGTTAACGGAAGGGTTAGCTTGGAGACGTTGTAATGGTGCCTTGATTAATGTGTGGAACGATGTGTGGATTCCAAGAAATGATGGGTATATATCTCCCGTTGCCTGCCCCTCTATCGACTCTTCACTTAGAGTTTGTGATCTCATTAACCTAGGTGACATGTGCTGGAATATTAATGTTCTGAACAACCTTTTTGATCCCGCTATTGTAGCCGCTATTCTATCTATCCCACTTCACTCTGATCCCTCTGTTGACATTCTGTTTTGGTGGCCAAGCTCGGATGGTCAATATCGAGTAAAGTCTGGGTATTATCTTGGTCTTATGGGGAATAATCCAAGCTTGCTTG GGAAAGGAAGCCTATGTTTTAACTCTCTACGACATCACCGACATTGTGTTGACTCCCTTGAATGCTCCCGTTGTAATGTTGTTGTGGAAGATTTCCATCATGCTCTAGTTGAATGTCCAAAGAATGTCCCCATTTGGTCTAATAATCCTGCTACCTCTCTCATCGCATCTGCTCCCCGTGTCTCCAGCAAGGGGTTTTTGCGTTGGGTTATTGAGCATGCTTTTAAAGAGAAAATGGCGATCATCTGTGCATCTCTATGGGTTGTGTGGCTAGTGAGAAATCGACATTGTCTTGAGAACTCTAATGTGGATCCG GTTTATGCAAGCAAATCCCCCGGCATTCCTTCGAGTCCAAAAAGGAACCTCCTTATAGATGGTTGGGTGAAGATTAACTTTTATGCTATGGTCAAGGAAGGTGCATGTAGAGGGTTGGGTGTGGTGCTTCGAAACAGTGAAGGAAGAGTCATTGCTACTGGAACACGCAAAATTGAGAGCTACTGGAACGTGGATACGTGTGAAGCGGCTGCTGCTCAGTTCGGATTACATGTGACCTTTCGTTTAGGTGTTCATTATGCTCATTTAGAAGGTGACTCCATAAATGTG ATTTTTTTATGTACTCATGTTCGTAGATCAGGGAACTCCCTAACCCATGAGGTTGCTAAATGGGACACGGGTGTTAACCAG GAGCAAGATATTGTTCTTTTATTCACCAAACGTTATTTTCAAGTTCAAGTAGTGCATGCACTTGGTCCAGAAACCTTATTCCCGCCCTTATCATTTCGAATTACGATATCAGAATGTTTTACTCAAATAATAGATGCAAAATGA
- the LOC130814508 gene encoding probable acyl-activating enzyme 16, chloroplastic has protein sequence MISCSYSLTSGLNFTSFNHSRLTLQLFHPNSRWVFTNFAPRYWKQIGSFQCRLSCICCQATQIETLQKRRCSPLLEHELLYNCVLLGSSEWTAVPDIWRTAAEKYGDQTALVDPYHEPSLKLTYKELEQQIMNFSEGLRVVGVTPAEKVALFADNSCRWLIADQGTMAMGAINVVRGSRSSKEELLHIYNHSESVALLVDNPQMFNGMADLFISQATIKFIILLWGDKSDLKEGVSDRISVFSYSEIIAMGKESRKKLADSYDARKQYLYEPINSDDVATLMYTSGTTGNPKGVMLTHQNLLHQIKNLKDVVPVKSGDKFLSMLPPWHAYERAAEYFIFSYGIQQVYTTVKNLKEDLKKYQPDYLISVPLVFETLYSAIQKQIAANPVVRKTIAVAFLKISLIYMDFKRIYEGKHLTRNQQEPSFLVAFVDWLWARVAASVLWPIHVLAKLLLYRKIQSAIGISKAGISGGGSLPVYVDKFFEAIDIVVQNGYGLTESSPVVAVRRPAYNVLGSAGHPLKLTEIKIVDADTDDVLSPGSKGIVKVRGPQVMKGYFKNPSATRQVLDGEGWLNTGDLGWIAPYHSAGRSRLCGGVLVLDGRAKDTIVLLTGENVEPSVIEEAAMRSSLIEQIVVVGQDQRRLGAIVVPNKEEALRVAKKASFIDADASELRKDKLISLVHEELRRWTSECSFRVGPILIVDEPFTIDSGLMTPTLKIKRDVVADRYKDQIANLYKRTYPNS, from the exons ATGATTTCTTGTAGCTATTCCTTAACTTCTGGGTTGAATTTCACTTCATTTAATCATTCAAGATTGACCCTTCAATTATTTCATCCTAATTCAAGATGGGTATTCACTAATTTTGCTCCTCGTTATTGGAAACAAATTGGGTCTTTTCAGTGTAGACTTTCATGTATTTGTTGTCAGGCTACTCAG ATAGAGACGTTGCAGAAAAGGAGGTGCTCGCCTTTACTTGAACATGAGTTACTATACAACTGTGTGCTGTTGGGCTCTAGCGAATGGACAGCCGTTCCCGACATTTGGAGAACAGCTGCCGAAAAATATGGTGATCAAACTGCTTTGGTAGACCCATATCATGAACCTTCCTTAAAGCTCACTTATAAAGAG CTTGAACAACAGATTATGAATTTCTCTGAAGGCTTAAGAGTTGTCGGAGTAACCCCAGCTGAAAAGGTTGCACTTTTTGCTGATAATTCATGCCGTTGGTTGATTGCTGACCAAG GTACTATGGCAATGGGCGCTATCAATGTCGTTAGGGGCTCAAGGTCATCCAAAGAAGAACTATTGCATATCTACAATCATTCCGAAAG TGTTGCGCTCCTTGTAGATAATCCTCAGATGTTTAATGGGATGGCGGACCTGTTCATTTCCCAGGcaacaattaaattcattatatTGCTCTGGGGAGATAAATCAGACTTGAAGGAAGGAGTGTCTGATAGAATATCAGTTTTCAGCTACAGCGAGATCATAGCAATGGGAAAAGAAAGTCGCAAAAAACTGGCTGATTCTTATGATGCTA GGAAACAGTACCTTTATGAGCCCATAAACTCTGATGATGTTGCCACATTGATGTATACTAGTGGTACCACGGGAAACCCAAAGGGAGTAATGCTTACACACCAGAATCTTCTGCACCAG ATCAAGAATTTGAAGGACGTTGTACCTGTAAAATCTGGTGATAAATTTCTGAGCATGCTGCCACCCTGGCATGCTTATGAACGGGCAGCTGAGTATTTCATTTTTTCATATGGGATACAACAAGTGTACACAACTGTGAAGAACCTAAAG GAGGATTTGAAGAAATATCAACCCGATTACCTCATTTCCGTTCCGTTGGTATTTGAAACTCTCTACAG TGCGATTCAGAAGCAGATTGCTGCAAACCCTGTTGTTCGAAAGACTATTGCAGTTGCATTCCTAAAAATTAGTTTGATATACATGGATTTCAAGAGGATTTACGAG GGAAAACATCTTACCAGGAACCAGCAGGAACCGTCTTTCCTGGTTGCATTTGTTGATTGGTTGTGGGCAAGAGTAGCTGCATCAGTTTTGTGGCCGATTCATGTTTTAGCCAAGCTGCTGCTGTATCGTAAAATCCAGTCTGCTATTGGGATATCAAAG GCAGGTATAAGTGGAGGTGGAAGTCTACCCGTGTATGTTGACAAATTCTTCGAG GCAATCGATATAGTAGTGCAGAATGGGTATGGTCTGACCGAGTCGTCTCCTGTTGTTGCTGTTAGAAGACCGGCCTATAAT GTTTTAGGATCTGCTGGTCATCCACTTAAGCTTACAGAAATTAAAATCGTAGACGCTGATACTGATGACGTTTTATCTCCTGGTTCAAAAGGCATCGTCAAAGTAAGAGGACCTCAAGTGATGAAAGGCTATTTCAAG AATCCATCAGCTACAAGGCAAGTTTTGGACGGTGAAGGCTGGCTGAATACCGGGGATTTAGGCTGGATAGCACCTTATCATTCAGCAGGGAGAAGTCGTCTTTGCGGAGGTGTTCTTGTTCTCGATGGACGAGCCAAAGATACTATAGTTCTTTTGACAG GGGAAAATGTTGAGCCGTCGGTGATTGAAGAAGCTGCCATGAGAAGTAGTCTAATTGAGcaaattgttgttgttggtcAG GACCAACGGCGGCTTGGAGCTATTGTTGTGCCGAACAAAGAAGAGGCTTTACGGGTCGCAAAAAAAGCGTCTTTTATCGATGCTGATGCTAGTGAACTAAGGAAAGATAAACTGATAAGCCTCGTACACGAGGAGTTGAGAAGATG GACTTCAGAGTGCTCGTTTCGAGTTGGCCCAATTCTAATTGTGGATGAGCCCTTCACG ATTGATAGCGGTCTTATGACCCCAACCTTAAAGATCAAAAGAGATGTAGTGGCAGATAGATATAAAGATCAAATAGCTAATTTATACAAGCGAACATACCCGAACAGCTGA